In one Drosophila pseudoobscura strain MV-25-SWS-2005 chromosome X, UCI_Dpse_MV25, whole genome shotgun sequence genomic region, the following are encoded:
- the TrpRS-m gene encoding tryptophan--tRNA ligase, mitochondrial: MFRASKLNMHLHPASIPLPRLRLALSRRFKSNLLQGSSLQRSARAQLISAGKHQQSSGHLPEEKSPWPRKIFSGIQPTGSVHLGNYLGAVRKWTQLQNSRDDVTVCIVDMHSITMPHNPPVLRENIFTMAATLVACGIDPAKSTLFVQSAVLEHCEFNWILSSMTTTPRLAQLPQFKEKSRLVRDIPLGLYVYPVLQAADIMLYKATHVPVGADQLQHIQLAQHLARTFNGRYGEAFPVCHAIIEEGDASRVLSLRDPSKKMSKSEANPKATINLCDPPELIMEKIKKAVTDFTSDITYDPNLRPGVSNLVNIHAQVTGRSIRSVLEEAKTLDTAKYKERVGDAVIEHLRPIRERIHEQLSKKNELIHMLEIGAEKARIQAQKTMRDVKQRLGLGAYAAVPEPVVVAPLLPERSKMTASQRVAKNVQLPNHNAHSYTHLENRNERSSASGTASPHGSAGEAACTADLKAMAQAQAMVRPPMRRPVVPKQSMRVEKERKATRNNIFSNSSAIGFKSPSKHDVPVAEGKRQHASSFGFAKPEIVDGTEKAGAHRFGQNTNTSAVASIMHKINAAKNQDTLVHSAYYNAFHGSKSGTPSHVIKNRSMERSIEKSTNDAKTNTCNECSNSEKNSSENPSSEYSNSEQDEISNASSTTADSEDPEMFDELEQEDEVPERSASEAAGKAEIGN; encoded by the exons ATGTTTCGCGCCAGCAAATTAAACATGCACCTGCATCCTGCAAGCATACCGCTACCAAGATTGCGCTTGGCACTGTCCAGACGTTTCAAGTCCAATCTCCTGCAGGGATCATCACTCCAGCGCTCCGCCAGGGCCCAACTTATTTCAGCTGGCAAGCACCAACAAAGCAGCGGCCATTTGCCCGAAGAA AAATCCCCTTGGCCGCGAAAGATCTTCAGTGGGATTCAGCCCACAGGATCAGTACATCTCGGCAACTATTTGGGCGCTGTCCGCAAGTGGACGCAGCTGCAGAACAGTCGCGATGATGTCACAGTCTGTATAGTGGATATGCACTCTATAACCATGCCGCACAATCCGCCGGTGCTACGGGAAAACATCTTTACGATGGCTGCCACACTGGTGGCGTGCGGCATTGATCCCGCCAAGAGCACGTTGTTTGTCCAGTCGGCTGTATTGGAGCATTGTGAGTTCAACTGGATCCTCAGCTCGATGACCACCACGCCTAGGCTGGCGCAGCTGCCCCAGTTCAAGGAGAAATCCCGCCTGGTCCGCGATATACCCTTGGGGCTGTATGTCTATCCGGTGCTGCAGGCTGCCGACATCATGCTGTACAA GGCCACACATGTACCCGTTGGAGCGGACCAGTTGCAGCACATTCAACTCGCACAGCACTTAGCGAGGACATTCAATGGGCGCTACGGTGAAGCGTTCCCTGTGTGCCATGCCATCATCGAGGAGGGTGATGCCTCCAGAGTGTTGTCTTTGCGGGATCCCTCTAAGAAAATGTCAAAGTCAGAAGCGAATCCCAAGGCCACGATCAACCTCTGCGATCCGCCGGAGCTAATAATGGAGAAGATTAAGAAAGCCGTCACCGACTTCACCTCGGACATCACCTACGATCCCAACTTGCGCCCTGGTGTCAGTAATCTCGTCAACATCCACGCCCAAGTAACAGGGCGCAGCATCCGAAGTGTCTTGGAGGAGGCCAAGACGTTGGACACAGCAAAGTATAAGGAGCGCGTGGGCGACGCTGTCATTGAACATCTGCGCCCGATTCGTGAGCGAATCCATGAGCAATTGTCAAAGAAAAATGAGCTGATCCATATGCTAGAGATTGGAGCCGAGAAGGCACGTATCCAGGCGCAAAAGACAATGCGCGACGTCAAGCAACGCCTTGGCCTTGGAGCATATGCGGCTGTTCCTGAGCCAGTTGTCGTCGCTCCCTTGCTGCCTGAGCGATCCAAAATGACGGCTAGTCAGCGCGTGGCCAAGAACGTCCAACTGCCGAATCACAATGCTCACAGTTACACGCATTTAGAGAACCGTAATGAGCGGAGTAGTGCGTCTGGGACTGCATCGCCACACGGAAGCGCCGGGGAAGCAGCATGCACTGCAGACCTAAAGGCAATGGCCCAAGCTCAGGCCATGGTGAGGCCTCCCATGCGTCGCCCTGTGGTGCCCAAACAATCCATGCGGGTTGAGAAAGAGCGCAAGGCTACTCGGAACAACATTTTCAGCAATTCATCTGCCATCGGCTTCAAATCGCCCTCCAAACATGACGTTCCCGTTGCCGAAGGTAAGAGACAGCATGCTAGTAGCTTCGGATTTGCTAAACCCGAAATTGTGGACGGGACAGAAAAGGCCGGCGCCCACAGGTTTGGACAAAATACGAATACCAGTGCGGTCGCTAGTATTATGCATAAAATTAATGCCGCCAAGAACCAAGACACTCTGGTCCACAGTGCCTACTACAACGCATTTCATGGTTCAAAATCTGGCACCCCGTCCCATGTAATCAAGAACCGGAGTATGGAGAGGAGTATTGAAAAGAGCACCAATGATGCCAAAACAAATACCTGTAATGAATGCAGCAACAGCGAGAAAAACAGCAGCGAAAATCCCAGCAGTGAATACAGCAACAGCGAACAGGATGAAATTAGCAACGCATCAAGCACAACGGCGGACAGCGAAGATCCAGAAATGTTTGATGAGTTGGAACAGGAAGATGAAGTTCCCGAACGGAGCGCGTCTGAGGCTGCTGGCAAGGCGGAAATAGGAAACTAG
- the LOC4813653 gene encoding cationic amino acid transporter 2 isoform X2: protein MPSWSVTNAFRVLTRKKPLEDSNESKLAKVLSAFDLTALGIGSTLGVGVYVLAGEVSKQVAGPAVVISFLIAAIASIFAGLCYAEFGARVPKAGSAYIYSYVTIGEFIAFLIGWNLILEYAIGSASVVKGLSTYLDQLCGNPMSSFLGTHMPINIQGLGAYPDLFAFVVTILFSLAIAVGAKESTRVNNVFTILNLGVVLFVIIAGLFHVSSSNWSIPKSSVPEGYGDGGFMPYGVSGIIKGAAVCFYGFIGFDCIATAGEEAKNPKKSIPFAVIVSLAMIFLAYFGVSSVLTMMLPYYEQDEKAPLPHVFRINGWHVAEYVVSIGAMFGLCSSMMGAMFPLPRIVFAMSNDGLLFRFLGDISEKYKTPFKGTMLTGLLTGILAAVFNLSQLVNMMSIGTLLAYSMVASCVLMLRYEVDDRRESRIIGNSRSSGSADQDQPCALWRRLFNSKGLTVSTKQTSRIVTVMVTLFSLWCFVFSQILTKFEEDLSNVTHFDGIALVLGAIPLVIMLVIISRQPTSAVNLSFKVPLVPWLPGISILINIYLMIKLDILTWVRFCIWLTIGLAIFLAYGIRHSRLRQREQRNNSMAIMRDCSESALLGQENSKYSNEVPLILMHSTS, encoded by the exons ATGCCGAGCTGGAGCGTGACGAATGCCTTTCGCGTGCTCACACGCAAGAAGCCTCTGGAGGACTCGAATGAGTCCAAGCTGGCCAAGGTCTTGTCGGCCTTTGATCTCACGGCCCTCGGCATTGGCTCAACGCTGGGCGTGGGTGTCTATGTCCTGGCTGGCGAAGTGTCCAAGCAGGTGGCCGGCCCCGCTGTGGTCATCAGCTTTCTAATTGCTGCGATTGCCTCGATATTCGCTGGTCTCTGCTATGCGGAGTTCGGAGCCCGTGTTCCCAAGGCGGGCTCTGCATACATCTACAGCTATGTGACCATTGGCGAGTTCATTGCGTTTCTCATTGGATGGAATCTCATACTCGAATACGCAATTG GTTCCGCTAGCGTCGTGAAAGGGCTAAGCACATATCTGGACCAACTTTGTGGGAACCCAATGAGCAGCTTTCTGGGCACCCATATGCCCATTAATATACAGGGTCTGGGTGCCTATCCGGATCTGTTCGCCTTTGTGGTCACCATACTGTTCTCGTTGGCCATTGCCGTGGGCGCCAAGGAGTCGACGCGGGTAAATAATGTCTTCACCATTCTGAACTTGGGCGTAGTTCTTTTTGTGATCATCGCGGGGCTCTTCCATG TTTCCAGCAGCAACTGGTCCATACCGAAATCTTCTGTGCCGGAGGGATATGGCGACGGTGGCTTTATGCCATACGGTGTCTCTGGCATTATTAAGGGGGCCGCTGTTTGCTTTTACGGTTTCATTGGCTTCGATTGCATCGCTACCGCGGGCGAGGAGGCAAAGAATCCGAAGAAATCCATTCCATTTGCTGTAATCGTCTCCCTGGCCATGATTTTCCTCGCCTACTTTGGCGTTTCTTCGGTGCTAACCATGATGCTGCCCTACTATGAGCAGGATGAAAAGGCACCGCTGCCGCACGTCTTCAGGATCAATGGCTGGCATGTGGCGGAGTATGTGGTCAGCATTGGCGCGATGTTTGGCCTGTGCTCCAGCATGATGGGGGCAATGTTTCCACTGCCACGCATTGTCTTTGCCATGTCCAACGACGGACTGCTCTTCAGGTTTTTGGGAGACATTAGCGAAAAGTACAAAACTCCTTTCAAGGGAACCATGCTTACCGGTCTGTTGACTGGCATTCTGGCCGCCGTCTTCAACCTGAGCCAGCTGGTGAATATGATGTCGATTGGCACCTTGCTGGCCTACTCCATGGTGGCTAGCTGTGTCCTTATGCTGCGTTACGAGGTGGATGACCGTCGCGAGAGTCGCATCATTGGCAACAGTCGCTCTTCCGGTTCCGCTGACCAGGATCAGCCCTGTGCACTGTGGCGGCGTCTCTTTAATTCCAAAGGCTTGACCGTCTCAACCAAGCAAACGTCGAGGATTGTCACTGTGATGGTGACTCTGTTCT CTCTGTGGTGCTTTGTTTTCTCGCAAATTCTTACCAAATTTGAAGAGGATCTGTCAAATGTCACTCATTTCGATGGCATTGCCCTGGTACTGGGGGCCATACCTTTGGTAATCATGCTAGTGATCATCTCGCGTCAGCCCACATCCGCAGTGAATCTCTCCTTTAAGGTGCCCTTGGTTCCTTGGCTCCCAGGCATATCCATATTGATCAACATATACCTGATGATCAAATTGGACATCCTCACCTGGGTGCGTTTTTGTATTTGGCTCACCATAGGTCTGGCGATCTTTCTGGCCTACGGCATCCGCCACAGCCGCTTGAGGCAGAGGGAGCAGCGCAACAATTCCATGGCCATTATGCGCGATTGTAGCGAATCGGCCCTGCTTGGCCAAGAAAACTCGAAATACAGCAACGAGGTCCCGCTGATATTGATGCACAGCACATCTTGA
- the LOC4813653 gene encoding cationic amino acid transporter 2 isoform X1 has product MEEFAEYYGMPSWSVTNAFRVLTRKKPLEDSNESKLAKVLSAFDLTALGIGSTLGVGVYVLAGEVSKQVAGPAVVISFLIAAIASIFAGLCYAEFGARVPKAGSAYIYSYVTIGEFIAFLIGWNLILEYAIGSASVVKGLSTYLDQLCGNPMSSFLGTHMPINIQGLGAYPDLFAFVVTILFSLAIAVGAKESTRVNNVFTILNLGVVLFVIIAGLFHVSSSNWSIPKSSVPEGYGDGGFMPYGVSGIIKGAAVCFYGFIGFDCIATAGEEAKNPKKSIPFAVIVSLAMIFLAYFGVSSVLTMMLPYYEQDEKAPLPHVFRINGWHVAEYVVSIGAMFGLCSSMMGAMFPLPRIVFAMSNDGLLFRFLGDISEKYKTPFKGTMLTGLLTGILAAVFNLSQLVNMMSIGTLLAYSMVASCVLMLRYEVDDRRESRIIGNSRSSGSADQDQPCALWRRLFNSKGLTVSTKQTSRIVTVMVTLFSLWCFVFSQILTKFEEDLSNVTHFDGIALVLGAIPLVIMLVIISRQPTSAVNLSFKVPLVPWLPGISILINIYLMIKLDILTWVRFCIWLTIGLAIFLAYGIRHSRLRQREQRNNSMAIMRDCSESALLGQENSKYSNEVPLILMHSTS; this is encoded by the exons ATGGAGGAGTTCGCCGAATACTATGG CATGCCGAGCTGGAGCGTGACGAATGCCTTTCGCGTGCTCACACGCAAGAAGCCTCTGGAGGACTCGAATGAGTCCAAGCTGGCCAAGGTCTTGTCGGCCTTTGATCTCACGGCCCTCGGCATTGGCTCAACGCTGGGCGTGGGTGTCTATGTCCTGGCTGGCGAAGTGTCCAAGCAGGTGGCCGGCCCCGCTGTGGTCATCAGCTTTCTAATTGCTGCGATTGCCTCGATATTCGCTGGTCTCTGCTATGCGGAGTTCGGAGCCCGTGTTCCCAAGGCGGGCTCTGCATACATCTACAGCTATGTGACCATTGGCGAGTTCATTGCGTTTCTCATTGGATGGAATCTCATACTCGAATACGCAATTG GTTCCGCTAGCGTCGTGAAAGGGCTAAGCACATATCTGGACCAACTTTGTGGGAACCCAATGAGCAGCTTTCTGGGCACCCATATGCCCATTAATATACAGGGTCTGGGTGCCTATCCGGATCTGTTCGCCTTTGTGGTCACCATACTGTTCTCGTTGGCCATTGCCGTGGGCGCCAAGGAGTCGACGCGGGTAAATAATGTCTTCACCATTCTGAACTTGGGCGTAGTTCTTTTTGTGATCATCGCGGGGCTCTTCCATG TTTCCAGCAGCAACTGGTCCATACCGAAATCTTCTGTGCCGGAGGGATATGGCGACGGTGGCTTTATGCCATACGGTGTCTCTGGCATTATTAAGGGGGCCGCTGTTTGCTTTTACGGTTTCATTGGCTTCGATTGCATCGCTACCGCGGGCGAGGAGGCAAAGAATCCGAAGAAATCCATTCCATTTGCTGTAATCGTCTCCCTGGCCATGATTTTCCTCGCCTACTTTGGCGTTTCTTCGGTGCTAACCATGATGCTGCCCTACTATGAGCAGGATGAAAAGGCACCGCTGCCGCACGTCTTCAGGATCAATGGCTGGCATGTGGCGGAGTATGTGGTCAGCATTGGCGCGATGTTTGGCCTGTGCTCCAGCATGATGGGGGCAATGTTTCCACTGCCACGCATTGTCTTTGCCATGTCCAACGACGGACTGCTCTTCAGGTTTTTGGGAGACATTAGCGAAAAGTACAAAACTCCTTTCAAGGGAACCATGCTTACCGGTCTGTTGACTGGCATTCTGGCCGCCGTCTTCAACCTGAGCCAGCTGGTGAATATGATGTCGATTGGCACCTTGCTGGCCTACTCCATGGTGGCTAGCTGTGTCCTTATGCTGCGTTACGAGGTGGATGACCGTCGCGAGAGTCGCATCATTGGCAACAGTCGCTCTTCCGGTTCCGCTGACCAGGATCAGCCCTGTGCACTGTGGCGGCGTCTCTTTAATTCCAAAGGCTTGACCGTCTCAACCAAGCAAACGTCGAGGATTGTCACTGTGATGGTGACTCTGTTCT CTCTGTGGTGCTTTGTTTTCTCGCAAATTCTTACCAAATTTGAAGAGGATCTGTCAAATGTCACTCATTTCGATGGCATTGCCCTGGTACTGGGGGCCATACCTTTGGTAATCATGCTAGTGATCATCTCGCGTCAGCCCACATCCGCAGTGAATCTCTCCTTTAAGGTGCCCTTGGTTCCTTGGCTCCCAGGCATATCCATATTGATCAACATATACCTGATGATCAAATTGGACATCCTCACCTGGGTGCGTTTTTGTATTTGGCTCACCATAGGTCTGGCGATCTTTCTGGCCTACGGCATCCGCCACAGCCGCTTGAGGCAGAGGGAGCAGCGCAACAATTCCATGGCCATTATGCGCGATTGTAGCGAATCGGCCCTGCTTGGCCAAGAAAACTCGAAATACAGCAACGAGGTCCCGCTGATATTGATGCACAGCACATCTTGA
- the LOC6900792 gene encoding arylsulfatase B, producing MAMSTDLSQMRNSHRNVPIILLLTAGLAIALANGQDARSPGKPHIIIIMADDMGFDDVSFRGSNNFLTPNIDALAYSGVILNNLYTAAMCTPSRAALLTGKYPINTGMQHYVIVNNQPWGLPQQEKTMAEIFRENGYYTSLLGKWHLGMSQRNFTPTQRGFDHHLGYLGAYVDYYDQTYQQNGKNYARGHDFRLNLNVTHDQVGHYVTDVLSDAAVELIEQHSGSNSSQPLFLLLSHLAPHAANADDPMQAPAEELAKFEYIRNETHRHYAAMVSRLDRSVGRVIDALARQQMLQDSIVLFLSDNGGPTVGEHSTTASNYPLRGQKNSPWEGGLRSSAAIWSTEFERLGTVWKQQTYIGDLLPTLAAAAGIAPDPDLKLDGMNLWSALKYGYESLEREIVHNIDMDPSAPYLAYTRGKWKVVNGTTNAALFDGWLGERVTREMDPRSANYEELIRNTSVWQHLQLLMGSQNERNITSLRQQAQIECPEPPGATKPCLPLLAPCLFDIDADPCERNNLYEDYRNTTIFLDLLQRIEQFASQAHAPNNMPEDPDCDPRFYHNEWTWWQDEQASGAAIMWSAKRLNPLLVVFVGFWWIL from the exons ATGGCGATGTCAACTGATCTGAGCCAAATGAGAAATAGCCATAGAAATGTGCCGATAATTTTGTTGTTAACTGCCGGATTAGCCATTGCCTTGGCGAATGGTCAAGACGCGAGATCCCCCGGCAAACcgcacatcatcatcataatggCTGATGATATG GGCTTCGACGATGTGAGCTTTCGGGGCTCCAATAACTTTCTCACGCCCAATATCGACGCCTTGGCATATAGCGGAGTGATTCTGAACAATCTGTACACCGCTGCCATGTGCACTCCCAGCCGGGCTGCTCTTCTCACTGGAAAATATCCCATTAACACAG GCATGCAGCACTATGTGATCGTGAATAATCAGCCCTGGGGTCTGCCGCAGCAGGAGAAGACAATGGCGGAGATCTTCCGGGAGAACGGCTACTACACCAGTCTCCTGGGCAAGTGGCATCTGGGGATGTCGCAGCGCAACTTTACGCCCACCCAGCGGGGCTTCGACCATCATCTGGGCTACTTGGGAGCCTATGTGGACTATTACGACCAGACCTACCAGCAAAAT GGCAAGAACTACGCCAGAGGGCATGACTTTCGCCTTAATCTGAACGTCACTCACGACCAGGTGGGCCACTACGTGACCGACGTGCTCAGCGACGCGGCCGTCGAGCTGATCGAGCAgcacagtggcagcaacagcagccagccacTCTTCCTGCTCCTCAGCCACCTGGCCCCGCATGCGGCCAACGCCGACGATCCCATGCAGGCTCCCGCCGAGGAGCTGGCCAAGTTCGAGTACATCCGGAACGAGACCCATCGACATTACGCCGCCATGGTATCGCGGCTGGACAGGAGTGTGGGGCGAGTCATCGATGCCCTGGCCCGCCAGCAGATGCTGCAGGACAGCATTGTACTCTTCCTGTCGGACAACGGCGGACCCACAGTGGGCGAGCACTCGACGACGGCCTCCAACTATCCCTTGAGAGGC CAAAAGAACTCTCCCTGGGAGGGAGGTCTGCGCTCGTCTGCGGCCATCTGGAGCACCGAGTTCGAGCGGCTGGGCACCGTGTGGAAGCAGCAGACCTACATTGGCGACCTTCTGCCGACGCTCGCCGCAGCGGCGGGCATAGCTCCAGATCCGGACCTGAAATTGGACGGAATGAATCTCTGGTCGGCCCTCAAGTATGGTTACGAGTCGTTGGAGCGAGAGATCGTGCACAACATCGACATGGACCCGTCGGCACCCTATCTGGCCTACACCCGAGGCAAGTGGAAGGTGGTGAACGGCACCACCAACGCGGCCCTCTTCGACGGCTGGCTGGGCGAGCGGGTAACGCGGGAAATGGATCCCCGATCCGCGAACTACGAGGAGCTGATCCGCAACACCAGTGTCTGGCAGCACCTCCAACTGCTTATGGGGAGCCAGAATGAGCGCAACATAACCAGTCTCCGGCAGCAGGCCCAGATCGAGTGCCCGGAGCCTCCGGGCGCGACCAAGCCGTGTCTCCCGCTACTGGCCCCCTGTCTCTTCGACATCGATGCGGATCCCTGCGAGCGGAACAATCTGTACGAGGACTACCGCAACACGACCATCTTTCTCGACTTGCTGCAACGCATCGAACAGTTTGCAAGCCAGGCCCATGCTCCGAACAACATGCCAGAGGATCCGGATTGCGATCCACGCTTTTACCACAACGAGTGGACCTGGTGGCAGGACGAACAGGCCTCCGGGGCAGCTATCATGTGGAGCGCTAAACGATTAAACCCTCTTCTGGTAGTATTCGTAGGCTTTTGGTGGATATTGTAA